TAATGCTTCTTTGGTCAAAGAAGCTGAGCCTGACATTCAGCCACCCTTAAGTCCGATTTCTAGCAATCAGGTATGGTTCAGACCAGCCGTCCTTACAGGAATGGCCATCCTGGCTGTGATCATTGTCGTCGGGATTATCTTTGTATCCAATTTGGGTAACAAATCCGGTGCTTCCCATTATACACCCACCCCTTTGCCGACTGCACCGAAGGCGAGCGATCAAAACACTGCCGATTCCGGTACGGGGCAGGGTACGAACACTGCCGGGCAGCCGTCTCAGCCGCAAACTGAACAATACGAGGGTATTGTTGCTGAGCTTACGTTTACTGCCGATTGCTGGGTCGTGGTTAATGTAGACGGCAAGAAGGCTTTGAGCGGGACGATCCCTTCAGGAACAACGCAAACGCTGAAGGCTGACAACCAAATTGAATTTACATCGATCGGAAACGCCGGTGGACTGTCACTCAAAGTGAACGGACATACCCTCCCGCCGCTCGGGAAGACTGGTGATGTCCTTAAAAACTACATCATCGATGAGAATAAAGTGAAAGAGCTTGCAGGAAGTTAGTTTTACACCAAAGGAAGTTAGTTTACACCAAGCTGATAAGATAAGACTGTGAAGAGGGTATACCGGAAGACCAGGATACCCTCTTCCTATATTTGCGAATCGGGTCAAAACGATTTAGAATAAATACGGCTGCAAAGATTAGAATCCAATAGATTAAATGAAGGATAGAAGTATATTTGAATAATCAGTTTAATCATAGATAACTGCATAGCAGTAAGCGAATGCTGATATAGTTAGGAGCAAAATCAAGTGTCTTTAAATTATCTGCCAGTGAACAAAGAAGATATGGAAAGCCGGGGATGGGATCAGGTAGAC
The DNA window shown above is from Dehalobacter sp. and carries:
- a CDS encoding DUF4115 domain-containing protein, translated to MAGEGAVLRKAREEKGLSYQEVEDSIKIRVRYLEALEKENYGVLPGTTYTRGFLRTYAKHLGINPQEIIDSYNASLVKEAEPDIQPPLSPISSNQVWFRPAVLTGMAILAVIIVVGIIFVSNLGNKSGASHYTPTPLPTAPKASDQNTADSGTGQGTNTAGQPSQPQTEQYEGIVAELTFTADCWVVVNVDGKKALSGTIPSGTTQTLKADNQIEFTSIGNAGGLSLKVNGHTLPPLGKTGDVLKNYIIDENKVKELAGS